A single Pseudomonas sp. HN11 DNA region contains:
- a CDS encoding UV damage endonuclease UvsE encodes MTHPRIGFACQYKHPERLLSASALKLIEGPFNPRTTTLRWMDSVTPQVACDKLVEVVTHNLAAQMRLLAYVAELPPTLRMLRLSSDLLPFYSHPKVAAAYKDPAIERQLVEGFAAIGELARASDIRLSFHPGQYCVLGSENPGVVENSLAEFEYHADMIRMMGYGRHFQDLKCNVHIAGRLGVEGTRAVWSRLSEVARNCITFENDEKTYGLDHCLQVADLAPVVLDIHHCWIHENDYIDPDSERVARVIESWRGVRPTMHYSQPQEVLQELGFGAEHKLEMDALLQVVSKRDLYAHSAQMWNRWTNDYALQFLDRFDIMLEAKDKNVAALAFYEHFKRHSI; translated from the coding sequence ATGACCCATCCTCGCATCGGCTTCGCATGCCAATACAAGCATCCCGAACGCCTGCTGTCGGCCAGCGCCTTGAAGTTGATCGAAGGCCCTTTCAACCCTCGCACCACCACGTTGCGCTGGATGGACAGCGTCACCCCGCAAGTGGCATGCGACAAACTGGTGGAAGTGGTCACTCATAACCTGGCTGCCCAGATGCGCTTGTTGGCTTATGTGGCCGAACTGCCGCCGACCTTGCGCATGTTGCGCCTGAGCAGCGATCTGCTGCCGTTCTACAGCCACCCGAAAGTCGCCGCTGCGTACAAAGACCCGGCGATCGAGCGCCAATTGGTGGAGGGGTTCGCCGCCATCGGTGAGTTGGCCCGCGCCTCGGATATCCGCCTGTCCTTCCACCCCGGCCAGTACTGCGTACTCGGTTCTGAGAACCCCGGCGTGGTGGAAAACAGCCTGGCGGAATTCGAATACCACGCCGACATGATCCGCATGATGGGCTATGGCCGGCACTTCCAGGACCTCAAGTGCAACGTGCACATTGCCGGGCGTCTTGGTGTGGAAGGCACCCGTGCGGTGTGGTCGCGCCTGTCGGAAGTAGCGCGCAACTGCATCACCTTCGAGAACGACGAAAAAACCTACGGGCTCGACCACTGTCTGCAAGTCGCCGACCTGGCGCCGGTGGTGCTGGACATTCACCACTGCTGGATCCACGAAAACGACTACATCGACCCCGACTCGGAGAGGGTTGCCCGCGTGATTGAAAGCTGGCGTGGCGTGCGCCCCACCATGCATTACTCCCAGCCGCAGGAAGTCTTGCAGGAACTGGGATTCGGCGCCGAGCACAAACTGGAAATGGATGCGCTGTTACAGGTGGTTTCCAAGCGCGACCTGTACGCCCATAGCGCCCAGATGTGGAACCGCTGGACCAACGACTACGCGCTGCAGTTTCTCGACCGCTTCGACATCATGCTGGAAGCCAAGGACAAAAACGTGGCGGCGTTGGCCTTTTATGAACACTTCAAGCGACATTCAATCTAG
- a CDS encoding methyl-accepting chemotaxis protein — MNEAAGRQREAVELVSTAFNEMVATANEVARSCSGAAQSAENGHHRVAEGKQQIEVTTDNVNRLGRRLTESSQAMVELEAGSRSINQIIGTIRAIAEQTNLLALNAAIEAARAGDQGRGFAVVADEVRALAKRTSDSTGEIEQLLGTLGSKTEEVTQKMGSCLDLSRASVASIESARDSFEGIQTSVNEIRDQNLQISAAAEEQHSVAEEINRHIQQIYDEARLVESLANSAQDDSGRLSNLSDELNGLVGRFKS, encoded by the coding sequence ATGAACGAGGCGGCCGGACGCCAGCGCGAGGCGGTCGAGCTTGTCTCTACTGCGTTCAACGAAATGGTCGCCACCGCCAACGAAGTCGCACGCTCCTGCAGCGGCGCGGCGCAATCCGCCGAGAACGGCCACCATCGCGTGGCCGAGGGTAAGCAGCAGATCGAAGTCACCACTGATAACGTCAACCGCCTGGGGCGCCGCCTGACGGAATCATCCCAGGCCATGGTCGAACTGGAAGCCGGCAGCCGCAGCATCAACCAGATCATTGGCACTATCCGTGCGATTGCCGAACAGACCAACCTGCTGGCGCTCAACGCGGCCATTGAGGCTGCCCGTGCCGGTGACCAGGGCCGCGGCTTTGCCGTGGTGGCTGACGAAGTGCGCGCACTGGCCAAGCGCACGTCCGACTCCACCGGCGAAATCGAGCAGTTGCTCGGCACCCTTGGCAGTAAAACCGAGGAAGTCACGCAGAAGATGGGCAGTTGCCTGGACCTGTCGCGGGCCAGTGTCGCTTCGATCGAAAGCGCGCGGGACAGCTTTGAAGGCATCCAGACGTCGGTCAATGAAATCCGCGACCAGAACCTGCAGATCTCCGCCGCCGCCGAGGAACAACACAGCGTGGCAGAAGAGATCAACCGGCATATCCAGCAGATCTACGACGAAGCACGGCTGGTGGAAAGCCTGGCCAACTCGGCGCAGGACGATTCGGGACGCTTGTCGAACCTGTCGGATGAGTTGAATGGACTGGTGGGACGGTTCAAGTCCTGA
- a CDS encoding AAA family ATPase, whose translation MPTLHLLCGKIASGKSTLAKTLAARHGAVMFSEDHWLATLYPGEISSISDYLARSQRMRGVLGPLVTHLLQSGVNVVLDFPANTLANREWLLGLAQVAKVRHCLHYLELDDATCRARLHARNAQGEHDFAATDAEFDLITRHFCAPSESEGLVIERHRP comes from the coding sequence ATGCCGACCCTGCACCTGCTCTGCGGCAAGATCGCCTCTGGCAAGTCCACACTCGCCAAGACCCTGGCCGCCAGGCACGGCGCCGTCATGTTCAGTGAAGACCATTGGCTCGCCACGCTTTATCCCGGTGAAATAAGCTCTATTTCTGATTACCTTGCTCGCTCCCAGCGCATGCGCGGTGTGTTAGGGCCGCTGGTCACCCATCTGCTGCAGTCGGGTGTCAATGTGGTGCTGGATTTTCCTGCCAACACCTTGGCCAATCGCGAATGGCTGCTGGGGTTGGCACAGGTCGCCAAAGTCCGGCACTGCCTGCATTACCTTGAACTGGACGACGCCACCTGCCGGGCCCGACTGCATGCGCGCAATGCACAGGGCGAGCATGACTTCGCCGCCACCGATGCCGAGTTTGACCTGATCACCCGTCACTTCTGTGCGCCCAGCGAGTCGGAAGGCCTGGTGATTGAGAGGCACCGTCCATAA